A region of the Rhinoraja longicauda isolate Sanriku21f chromosome 36, sRhiLon1.1, whole genome shotgun sequence genome:
agttgacgtgcaggtacagcaggcagtgaaaaaagctaatggcatgttctgACGCTAGCATCTTTCGCAAACAAAAGCGTTGCACTCTAGCTCAATGCACGTGAGAATAATAGACCTGAACCTAAATGTAAATCAGAATTAATTTCTGCCATATCAATACAGCGACAACACGCTGGGTCGCGGAATGACGAAACAACGCAATATTTAttatattgtaattgtaattgtaattaatttattagccaagtatgtaaaaacatacaacgaACATGATTGTATTTACACATATCCAGCAACATGTCGGTTACCAAATGAATTAATCTACAAATAGCGTAAAGGGGAATAGATCGGTTGAATGGGCAGAGACCCAGGGCAGGAGAATcatgaaccagtggacatagatttaaggtgagaggggcaagatttaatagggatctaagAAGCAATTGTTTAAATCAGTTGTGGGTAGGTATATGGCAGAATACTTGGATAGTTACACCGATAGGAAAGAATTCGTGGAATTTTGGCCATATGTTGGCAAATGGGGTTACCCTAAGCCAGGGTAACATGTACAAGTTAAACGTTTCTTTGGAATTGTTTCGGTGCTGTGCGACTATATGCCTCTAATAAACAAAGGAAAAGAAATGTTGGACATATTAGACTGgacagaattgttcatatttaagtgataattttaaaagaaaactggtatatggaacaaatggAATAGATTTATGGCTTAAGTGGTATCCAGACAAGTCTTCCTCCAGTAAACAAACACGATCTTATTATCGCAGATATTCTGTATTAAGATATGCGGCGTCAGATACAAATATTTGCTCTCAATCACAGAATGATAGTCTATCCaatcggaaacatcgtgaaacgTGGTGTACGGAATATTGGGCTGTTATATCTTTCTTGCCTGTTCCGTTGTTGAAGAACTGTGAACTATGTACAGCATTCATGCACTAACCCGACGTCCATTCGTTCCATTACTAAGAGAGCCTTTCTTAAAATATTGAACCTAAACATAATTTCTCTCCCGAGGAATCATCGTCTCTccgtgagaggggcagagtttaaaggagaagtgctgCGCAAGTTTATTTCTACATGGCTGACGCAGTGTGCCGCATCgcgctgctggggatggtggttgaCAAAGATATAACTTCATAAcggcattcaagagacttttgcAAGGAATGACGGGATATGGATTGGATGCAGGCAGACAAGAGTCGgtctggtatcatgtttggcacagtcaaTGCCCAAGGGCATATTCTTGAACTGTACTGTTTGGTGATCCATGTTCCATATTACGCACCTAGCCAATGTCTGCTGGAAAACGACAGTAGATCCTCAGCTCTCTCTTCAAGAAACGTACATCATCAGTCCACTTTGCTGGTCGATGCATTGTCCGTGGGAACTGACAATGATCAGCCCACTGAGAAGAATTGCGTCCAATGACTTCCGTATATATACAGTATGTATGGGAAACTCTAGAGTAATAATTAAGAACATTAATTATAGTTCACCAAGCAAAGATATGTGTGTCGGCAGTTCCCCGCCGATACTGCAAATCTGAAGTAATAAGAAGTCAACGTTCAATTTCAGACCCTTTGGCAGATCTCCAATACATATTCACCAGCTTGGAACATTAACTCAGTTTCGTTGTTCACATACTGTATACTGGCAGATCTGATGAGTTTTCGCAGAATTTTCTTCTTCAATTGACCCATGGTTTCTGAATGCCCGATCTTAATTTATTTCTTATTGGGTTTCACATATTTGCCGTGTGAGGCCTTTTGGTTCCCGCGCATTCTTTCTACCCATCGTCCTCTATTTGAGGTTGTGTTAATTTTAAACAAACTGCGCACAATCACGAACATGTGTAATCCACAACCAATATCACAAGCCAGTTTAATCAATCGAACGATTTAAGTTGCAAACGGTACAGATGCACTTCAATGGGTGCATCGCCGCCTGCCCATCACACATTGGCCGTCGCTGATGGTCTCTGACTGCTGACAGGATGTAGGCGGTAATGCACAACGTTTTTATTCTATGTGGCAGATCCGTAAGCTGCACAGAATGTCTTTGGGCAGAATAGATATCCACACTGTAAGTAGGAAATCTACACACGACGGGGAACAAGGTTATGCCCATTAAAATCTTGATTTTCAAGAATACTTTCCAACaaaacataatcataatcataatcataatcataatcataatcataatcataatcataatcataatcataatcataatcataatcataatcatagtcatagtcataatcataatcataatcataatcataatcataatcataatcataatcataatcataatcataatcataatcataatcataatcataatcataatcataatcataatcataatcataatcataatcataatcataatcataatcataatcataaacataatcaaaatcataatcataatcatagtttattagtcaagtatgctttgcaacatacaaggaatttgatttgccatacagtcataccaataaaaagcaacaaacacacaaaatacattttaacataaacatccaccattgactcctccactgtgttggaaggcgaaaaaaaagttcaatcttctccccttctttgttctcccgcggtcgggatcaCCGAGCCTTCCGCTAAcggtagccggcggtcgggccctccgcgtcggggcgatcaagctcctgcatcgggggttcttcagctcccccgcgccggacgATCTGATCCCGGGTCGGGGCTCGCCAAACCTCCTGTGACTTtgaagcttcccgacatcggcctctacccgagactgcgagctgctcgatggtgaaatccgcaagcCGCAGTTttagcaagggatcgcaggctccggggcccgcggtggggctcaaagtcagtctggaGCAACGCTATGATGTTAAGCCGCAGAGAGACCGGACATACGATCCgggaaacaatcacatctccggcaaggtaagagattgaaaaaagttttccccgacccctctccccattccccacatAAAACGAacaagagaacattaacacatacttttaaaacacactaaaaataacaaaatagaCGAAAAGACAGAGGAAGAAAGACGTTGGCGAAGCTGCGATCGCTGACGGCGATCACGGTATAAATCATGAAACATCTTCACACGAGATTCAACATCTCTTGAAACCAATAACACTTTTACACGTCGGAAAAAAGAAACACATCTTGCCAcggggaacaatcttccctccCCCCGGACCacaaccccctcactcccccctcactcccctcactcccccctcactccccccggaccactcccccctcactcccccctcactcccctcactcccccctcactcccctcactcccccctcactctccgctcactccccccttactcccccctcactcccccctcactccccctcactccccactcactctccgctcactccccccttactcccccctcactcccccctcactcccccctcactcccccctcactcccactcactccccctcactccccgctcactaccccctcacttccccctcgctctcccctcgctccccctcactccccccctcactcccccctcattctcccctcactcccccctcactctccctccaatctcccctcactccccctcactcctccctcactctcccctcactctccccctcaccctcactctcccctcactctccctccactctcccctcactcccccctcactccccctcactccccctcactctcccctcactctacccccccactctcccctcactctcccctcactctccgctcactctccccgcactcccccctctctccccccctcactctccgccttgaggatgtcacCCTCGGCTTCGGAGGAGCGACGATATTGTGCGatatgtcggcaggtcagccgcgacACATCGTCCCTGCCGCGTGGcgccggagggtgttcgacgtggtccacgggctggttcacccatccatccgggtgacgaccgcactggtagctgcatggttcatgtggcatggtctgcgcaaacaggttggccactgggcctgcacctgcattccgtgccagacggcgaagattcaacgccacgtccgggcgccactccaggagttcggtctaccctgccggcgtttcgaccacctgcacgtggacattgtgggccagctCCCACcgtcccggaacatcacccacctcctcacggtggtggaccacttcacgcggtggccgggggccataccgctggccgacacagccacagctacatgcgctggtgcgttggccgcgcactggattgttCGCTGTTGGGCGtgtggctgcaccacaccacggcctatcacccccaggcaaacagcctggtggagaggttccaccggcaggtGGAgaagttccaccggcagctgaagacagcgttGAAGGCACGACACTctggcccggactggatggacgagctaccatgggtcttgctgggcatccggactgcaccTAAGGAGGACCTGGCCTCATCTTCAGCGGAGCTCGTGTACGGAacaccgctcacggtgcccggggagttcgtgccctcggcgCCGGGGCAGGAACCGCCCTCGTCCGCCCTACAGCGCCTGCGCGAGCGAGTTGTGAGAATTATAAGGAAGTTGAGTAGGTTATATTTGGGTAACCCTGGAGCTCACATACTCGGGAGCATGATGTGAAAATTTGCCAcgatagaatgtagttaaaatagcgaaaactgaaacattctgctgagaagcaggcttTCCTATCAgtagggggcgggggcggggggggggggggggggtaatcctTTGTAGTTCTGgttaggttcttatctgttgtaATTCTGCGTTACTGTTGTTCTCGGTCACTGTGTTTAGCAGGCACATCTCCCAAAGGTTAACAAACGACGTATTTTACGAGGAGACTCCATTTGGCGAGTAGAATCTAGACATTTATGTTATCTACATGTTGGACACGGGGAGGGAGATTTCTAAACAAGAAAAGCAAGAATAAATTTAATTATTGGAAAAATAAAAGATGAAAGGTTACGGAGACATTGATTAATGACGATTGATTTCAACTCTACAAGTTTCCATTGTGTCACGAGGGCATAAAGGTCGTACCGTTACTTTGGCTTGTGGAATCAGCTTGACATTGCTCAGTGTTTCACGGTGTACATTGTTATGGTTTTATTATCCCGACTTGTTCGGTAGACTCACCACTGTTTTTGAGCCGTTTTATTTGGTGTCCGTGCgtatctgagtaaagtcagatatagggtacgggtagagtgaaacagaaatagaaaataaaaaggcGTTGGAAGTATTCAACATGTCATTCAGCATCCGTGGAAAAGTTTATTATCGTAAACCCTTCGTCAGATCAATGGCATGAGGTCTGCATTTGTCCGAATTGATTCTAGTGTCTGAGCTGTAAATTCACGAACACGTCCTTTGACGGAGAGAGGTATTATCGGCCAAACTTTTCATTCATTAATTGCTTAAAAGATGCCTTCACGTTCGAAGAGACTGTAAACAAACGCCTACATAAACGATCAAAAACACGAGGAAAAAAAAGTGAGTCCATTAAAAGAGCAACAGCAGAAAATTAGAGGGCGGTGTCTTGAGGCGAGCATTTGGAACCAATTTCTCGTGTCTGGCAAGGGTTAATTGCTGAAAGAAATTAAATCGACGAGGTCGTTGCGCTATTCAAAACGTTAATCAGAAATATCGAATTGTCGGGGCGAACCTTAAACGGCAAGCCTCGGACGTATTTTTGATACCGGCCTATTCACATGTCACAAACTAGAAACACCCCATTTCCGCGTGAGAATGTTCTTTCACCAGTTACTGTATATTTTAATTGTGTTATGGGTGACGAAATTTTTCGCTGATCAACCATTAGTCAACAGGATTTATATCGGAAACCGAAAGATTCCGGCTCAATGCATCTGACACCAggcttagatttttagatttagatttagagatacagcgcagaaacaggcccttcggcccagcagggcccagcgatccccgcacattaacattatcctacacccactagggacaatttttacatttgcccagccaattaacctatatgtctttggagtgtgggaggaaaccgaagatctgggagaaaccccacgcaggacacggggagaacgtacaaactccggactgtacagcacccgtagtcgggatcgaacctgagtctccggcgctgcattcgctgtaaggcagcaactctaccgctgcgccacctaagcTCTGAGTTATATTCCAGCTCTGAGTTATATTCTCCAGCTATCTGAAAGTATGTTCCAACGATCAATGGTCCAGTGGTTTGGAATGTAATTCCACCAATGCAACATTACAACAGCAACAGGTAGCATGTGCCCACACTTTCCAAACGTGACCAAATTAATTGAGTATACCCGGTTCCCGGATATCAGGCGCATGCCTGCATTGACTTTATGACATTTTACCGAAGGAACGaatttttaaagacatttattTGAACTTTCAGCCAAGTTGTAACCAGGCTTGCACGTCATCTGCATAattggccattcaatgtgagcagatATTTCACTCCATTCTTCAGCTGCTCCCTGAATTTCCTCTGtgtcagtgtatagatacacgtgttggtgcacaTACTGAGAATCTGCAACATAAATCCGAACTGCTGTAGGATATATGCCGGGCTGCTGAGATATCTATCGGTATAAAAGTAATTTTgtgcttgccatttcagagaatgAACCACATAGGGTATCCAAAATAATATGAAATTGCCTGATATAGCGAAGAGCAAAATCATCGATTTTCTCCGGTTCTCCACCTCTGTATCCTTCTGGTTCTCATTGCTCTTCCGAAGTCCTTTGCGGACTCTATTGGCCGCTATGACATGTCTGACAGTTAACCCATTGAACAACAGGATTAAACCGATCGGTAACAACGGTGTTAAGATACTGTCAAGTAACTCGAAACCTTTCCATGCCGGCAAAGTGGCGTACTCCTCTGTGAAGGCGCAACGCCAAGGCATGTTGTCAATTATGACATAAGGCTCCACGGCAAAGTAAAAGGGAACGCACCTGGCGCAGCTGACGGCAGCTACAGTCACCATAACCACACACGCTGCCCGCTCGCTGCTGTAACGCTCACGTAGCTTTTGACAACAGATCGCCAAGAAGCGATCGCAAGTGAAACTGACGGTGAACCAAACGGAACAGTCCATGGTTACAACCCTCAATACAAGTGTCAGAGCGCAAACCGGAGTGATGAGCAATGAACTAGCGTATACGTAGATGTTATTAACTTGTTCAATTAATGCAACGACGACAA
Encoded here:
- the LOC144610231 gene encoding putative G-protein coupled receptor 139, with product MADHSSEVNCGPRSEEMTTGSEQSSARPTHELNLTAIVILSRGKCGLSKCITRYLVGMATADLMVVVVVALIEQVNNIYVYASSLLITPVCALTLVLRVVTMDCSVWFTVSFTCDRFLAICCQKLRERYSSERAACVVMVTVAAVSCARCVPFYFAVEPYVIIDNMPWRCAFTEEYATLPAWKGFELLDSILTPLLPIGLILLFNGLTVRHVIAANRVRKGLRKSNENQKDTEVENRRKSMILLFAISGNFILFWIPYVVHSLKWQAQNYFYTDRYLSSPAYILQQFGFMLQILSMCTNTCIYTLTQRKFREQLKNGVKYLLTLNGQLCR